One Takifugu flavidus isolate HTHZ2018 chromosome 3, ASM371156v2, whole genome shotgun sequence genomic window, CTAAGGGACGCTGCGTGGCAAATATGAAACAACTTACCTTAAATATAATTTAGAGTTAAAGTCAATTTAACCGAttaaataattataataaaattaCGTCTTTCACATCGAcccacgcacacaaacacacggcaAACACACTGAATTAGCTGCGGCTTCTGAGGAATATTTATACACTCCGGCTCGGGTGACCACAGGGTTCGACCAATCACAGCACGGCCACTGAGCCCTTTCCCTATTGGCTGCTCAGTGACGTCCCCTCCGGGGTCTGACCAATGAGCGCGGAGGATGATCCTGTTGCTACGTGAGCGAGTGAAGCTGAAGGCAGAAGTTGAGGAAAAGTCAAAGCCTAAGTTTGTTAGTTTTAATCGATTCCAGAAATACACGTGAATAAGATCAATGGAAATAAATACGGGTCCTTTTTATTACGTGTTAAAGGCATCACAGGTTTAGCTGCCAAATGTTTGCTGAACCAGAAGTTTTGAACTGATAAATTTGAACTTAAGAGACTCCAAATGGCAAAAACCTGCAAGCTTTCATGTTTGAAACGAGCTGTAAAAGAGTGAAGCAGTTTTTCAGATGTTGTTCCTTCAAACGCGTCTGAACGTCAGGCTGTAACTGGATCTGCTGCCTAGCGATGGAAACCAGTCACATGTTCCAGCTGGAGTCTCTGCAGCTCCGCTCAACATTTGTGTCTGAGATCAAATGAACACGAGCAATATTGAATATTTGATTCTTTCAGGCTGATAAAGTCAGATTAGCCACTAAACCAGGTTGCTGAGACTCTTGGGAAACCTACGGGATCCACCCCCGCTAAAATGCTAACAAGCAAATGTGCTGAATATATGGGGCCTAtaaaacatcccataatctGGTTCTCTGGAGTGGGTTAGAAGTTCAGTGTCATTTACAGACTCTTGTTACAATTTCATTAGCTGGAGCAGCTCTAAGCTACGTAGCTTCCAATGTTCTTCCTTTAGCAAAAACATCAAAGCTGACAGAAGATTCTgccactctttagctcccgctACGTTTTAGCTCccaacactctttagctcccaacactctttagctcccgctACGTTTTAGCTCCcgccactctttagctcccgctACATTTCAGCTCTcgccactctttagctcccgctACGTTTTAGCTCCCAACACTCTTTAGTTCccaacactctttagctcccgctACGTTTTAGCTccaacactctttagctcctaacactctttagctcccaCCACTCTTTAGCTCCtaacactctttagctcccgccactctttagctcccgccactctttagctcccgccACTCTTTAGCTCtaacactctttagctcccgccactctttagctcccgccactctttagctcctaacactctttagctcccgccactctttagctcccgccACGTTTTAGCTCGCACCACTCTTTAGTTCccaacactctttagctcccgctACGTTTTAGCTCccaacactctttagctcccgccactctttagctcccgccactctttagctcctaacactctttagctcccgccactctttagctcccgccactctttagctcccaacactctttagctcccaaaactctttagctcccaacactctttagctcccaaaactctttagctcccaacactctttagctcccaacactctttagctcccgccactctttagctcccaacactctttagctcccaacactctttagctcccaacactctttagctcccgccactctttagctcccgacactctttagctcccgacactctttagctcccgacactctttagctcccaacactctttagctcccaacactctttagctcccgccactctttagctcccaacactctttagctcccaacactctttagctcctaacactctttagctcccgccactctttagctcccgccACGTTTTAGCTCGCACCACTCTTTAGCTCCtaacactctttagctcccgctACGTTTTAGCTCCtaacactctttagctcccgccactctttagctcccgctACGTTTTAGCTCCtaacactctttagctcccgccactctttagctcccgctACGTTTTAGCTCCtaacactctttagctcccaacactctttagctcccaaCACTCTTTAGCGCCCTATTGTTTTAGCCCTGTCGGTACACTCAGGGTGcatcagggtgtcagaacgcctCAGCTTCAACCTTCACACATGAATAACAACGTTCAGTTGAACCTCTGAGAATGTGAGAGCGTTGGAACCCACTGACACCCCCCCGTTTTCCACTTTTGGCAACATTTAGTTCTAAAGTTCTTTGGCATCGACACGTCATGTGACTGTTTTTAAGACAAATATATAGAGTGAGACGAGCCAAGAAGCTTAGCGTTGGCACGATTAGCATAGCAACAAAACACACTCGTAGGCTCTTCAAACATGGGATCGGATGGATTTCCTGCGGTGGGGGGAGCAGAAGGCAGGATGGATTTCTCACATGTGACCTGGTCCAAGCGACAGCTGGTGCTGAAGGATGGTGGCGAGTGGGGCAGGAACCGAGCCAGCCGGGGACCCGTTCCAGCAGGCTCAGCTTACAACAACACATTTAGAGAAGGTCTCGGGATGTAGGTCAAAAAACACCAACATTTATCTCAAAATGGGATTCCAGTTCAAAGAAACATCCGAAAACTGCCGAGTCAGCCTTTCCCGGTGAGAAAACTGCCGAGTCAGCCTTTCCCGGTGAGAAAACTGCTGAGTCAGCGTTTGTGACCTGAATTGTGttctgtctccctctagtggccatcGGGGGGACTTTAAacaaatttaatttattcaaCTTGCCTCCAAAATCCTTCTAGAAACATCTGCTTCGATAAACTTTAACCTTGAGACGAAAGATAGAAGATTTACAACACAATAATTTAACATCTCCTGAACAGATTAAATCAGACTGAAAGATTTTGAAACGTTTATTGAGAAGAAAGtgttaaaaacaagaacaaatttAGGCCAGAAAACGTTTTCAGTGTCTTAATATACAGTACAAACGTCTGAGTTACTTTTAGAAAAGTTTGTCATTAAATTATAAAaccagatgaataaaaatgtttttaaaaaaaagagtcatcAGGTTGTTTTAGAGGATTAAAGATCAGATTTGAGCTGTGACGACATTTACAAACACAGAACATAAAATGTTACAGCTCTCACAGcgacgctgctgctcctcttcctatcctcttcctctcctcttctcctcttcatcacttctcctcttcatcacttcatcTCGCAGCAGCTGAAAACCAACAAAGCAGAACTGTGATGTGAGCcccggccagcagggggcagcaccgcCCCACCTCCAGAGGTCACAGCGTGGAACCATAGAAAAGTGATTAAATCAGGATTTGGAGCATTTTAAGCTAAAGCTTGTGAGAACGTCCTCAGCCGGATTCCTCCGGCCTGACTCACTTCCTGGACGAGGAGCGGAAGGTGGGACAGGCCGGACCGCCGGGACAGCGGCCTCGAACCCGGAGCGCTCTGACATTTAGCGGCTGCACAATGGCCCCGTCAGAAATAGCGTGTTTATGTTAGGAAGCGGCGAGCGGCCAGGCCCTGCTGCTTGTTGGAGGGCGGCGGCGCCCAGGCACAGGAAACGTTCCGCTGGCGAGCGAGCGCCCGCGGCACAATGAGGCATCAGTCCGTCGCCTCCCTGGGACAAAGCAACGCTCCGAAGGAACCAGCTCTCTCACCGTTCTCGTCCCCGGCCGATGACTTCACGCCGAGCAGCATGACGCCATCTTTGGCGCTCTCGGGTCGGCTCTGGAAGGACGCGCTGCGCCGGAGGGAGGAGCAACGTGTGAGACCTGACAGCGCTTCACAGCCACACAACAAAGCCGCACTTACTTCTCCATTCCCGTTTCCATGATTTCTGTGGGAGCAGCAACAAATACGTCACCGCGGCGTTCAGGCCGAGAGCCGCCATTTTGAAATGACGCCTACCTGTCTGGCCGTGGACCTTCTTGCTCCGGAACTTGAGGTaaatggcggcggcggcggcgaccaGAAGGCCCGGCAACAAGATCCACCACAGCTGCTTGTCTGAGGGATAAATCAGAGGATCATGGGCAGGAGCACGTCGTCATGGCAACGGTCTGCAGCCGGCGCCGCTCGGCGAGGAAAAATCGTGAGAAAAAAGGAGCGGAAGCCTCCTTCCTTTACCTGGCTGGGCGGTtttcctgtcacttcctgtctgagaaCCTGCCGACACACGTTGGGCGTTTTAGTAGCAGCTGAGATGCTAACGTAGCATCGTAGCATCACAGACGCAAAACTTACCAGCGCCGCTGTCTGGAGAGGCCGTCAGGGGCGGCGCTAGCGCGTTAGCATAGCGTTAGCACAGGCGAGATGGCGTCACTCATcgcagagaaaaacaagaatcagtgtgtgtgtgtgtgtgtgtgtgtacctgtggtGGGAGTGGCTCCACCTGTGGTGGGAGTGGCTCCACCTGTGGTGGGAGTGGCTACACCTGTGGTGGGAGTGGCTCCACCTGTGGTGAGAGTGGCTCCACCTGTGGTGGGAGTGGCTCCACCTGTGGTGGGAGTGGCTACACCTGCGGGCAGAAAGAACCTTTCATCAAAGACTAAAGCgtctttcatctctctctttcgTGGTTGCTCACCTTTGTTGTCGTCGGTCATCTTCGTCTCTCCTGGATTCAAAGTTCgcaaaaacaagaagaagagtTTCAGCCACACGTTTGGGCGACTCCGCCGTGGCCATTGCTCCGCCCACCAACCGGTCCGCCGCCCTCCGCTGGTCGTCAGGACCGTGGACGTCTGAGCGGAAGTTGCCGGTGCCGCTGGCGGCGCCGAGTTCGGGGGCGTTGCCGAAGGTGCCGTTGCTGGATCCGACGTGGCGGCGTCGGTTTCCGTTGCCTGTTTGGTTGTTGGTGCCGTCGCTGTTGCAGCGGCAGAAGTCGAGGCAACTATCAgttcagctgttgttgctgtcgGTGCTGCAAAGACACgacagacacaggtgaacacGCAGGACAGACATAGgtggcaaaggtcaaaggtcagcgacGCCTGCAGACAAGCGCAGGAACACGTGCAACAAGAACCGGAGAATTCCGATGGTCTTAGTTGCAGCTGAGTTGCTCCAATTGTTCCCGTTTGGCTCAACTTTAAAGTCCAGAGTTGGAGGACCTGACCCGGCGCGCCCGactcggggtcaaaggtcaaagcgtCAGTGATTTCCTCCGTTTGAAGCAACGCAGCAACCAGGACCTGCATCCTGTTGCAGACACCATTGTTGACCCGACAGCCCAACTTCCTGTCCCGACCTCCGTCTGGAGCGCCAGGATCATCGGGAGGAAACTGGCAACGGAGCGTCAACCAACGCAGCAACAACTGAAATATGCGACGGTTCTGCCAAGTTGCTCAGCAACAACGTCGCTCCAGCAGAAACTAACAAGGGTTGTTGCTGTCGTTGttgcttcctcctgcagccagttGTTGGGTTGGCGGCCGTTTCCTCCAGATGTTTATGGCTGCGAGCAGATTTCCACCCTCAGGACAATAATCTGTGGCAACGTTAACAGCTGGGCAACAAGGCAACAACAGGGCAACAGCTGGGCAACAAGGCAACAATAGGGCAACAACAGGGCAACAACTGGGCAACAGCTGGGCAACAAGGCAACAATAGGGCAACAACAGGGCAACAACTGGGCAACAGCAGGGCAACAGCTGGGCAACAAGGCAACAACAGGGCAACAGCTGGGCATCAACAGGGCAACAATAGAGCAACAGCTGGGCAACAACAGGGCAACAGCTGGGCAACAATAGAGCAACAACAGGGCAACAGCAGGGCATCAACAGGGCAACAGCTGGGCAACAATAGGgcaacaacagagcaacagcTGGGCAACAATAGGGCAACAATAGTGCAACAACTGGGCAACAGCTGGGCAACAATAGAGCAACAACAGGGCAACAGCAGGGCAACAACAGGGCAACAGCTGGGCAACAATAGAGCAACAACAGGGCAACAGCAGGGCATCAACAGGGCAACAGCTGGGCAACAATAGTGCAACAACTGGGCAACAGCTGGGCAACAAGGCAACAATAGGgcaacaacagagcaacagagcaacagagcaTGTAATAAACATAATAAACATAATAAATTTGGGGTTTTGTTgtaaacaaatttaaaatgaaacaaatttaACTCAACTACCTTtaacaaaataaactaaactgtGTGTCTGATGGTCTCTATGGTAACGGCTGATCTGTATCTCTGAACAACAGAGAAGATCAAAGTAGAACCAAAGTAGAACGTGTCTCAGATCAAAAGAGGTTCTTTTCACTTCTCTTTGAGGTTCTGAaggatctggatctggaccCGGTTCTCTCACCTGTTGCCAGAACCTGTGCGGACGCCATCAGGAGCAGGACGGGAACGCCGGCGGTCTTCATGGTGGATCCTGAACACCCAGCGATGGGAGAGTGAAGGCGTGTGAGCTGGAGCGCCGCGGCGCTCATTCCTGCACTTCCTGTAGATAAAGAAGGGGCGGAAACCCGCGGGAGGGGGGCGCCGGCGCTGACGACACCAGTTCCTGCTGGAACGCTGCCCTGGAGCAGGACAGCCCTTCGGATCGGAGGGGAACCAAAAGGTTCTGCAGGACTCTGATGGGATGCGTGGAGATGATTCACACGTGGTCGTTTATCAGAGTTCTGCTCCGATAATCGCGCTGCTGTTCGGAGCgccaaaaaaacaggaagtcggACTCCACTTCCTTTGGTTTCAGCATTGTTTGATTTTGGCAACTTGATGCAACTTATCAGCCAGAGTTGTGAGTCGTGAGGCGAACCTGGCCCCCGCCGCCTCCCCGGGCCTGCACGTCCACGGCAGCCATCTTGGGCCGCGTTCCCAGTTTAATCACCGCCGTCGTAAaggttgaggaggaggaaacaccTGTGAGGAGCAACTTCCTCGACATAACGAGCAACTCCGGCTTCTTGTTGACGCTACACAAGCGCCTTATTAGCTTAGCTTCCTTTGTTCTCCGTCAACCTGCGCGGTCGCTGGCGCGTGTGGGTAGCAGCAGTTAGCGACGGTAGCTAGCTGGGGTTCATTCTGTTCTCTGCTAGGCTACATTTAGAGCAGCGCTGAAGCTAATGCTTTAGCTAACTGCTGACATGTTGCACGTGGAGGTGCAGCGGATGCTAATCCAGCTAACAGCCAACAGGTTTTTGCTAGTTTCCCGTCGTGCCGGTTTGACCCCCCCGACCTCGGCCGCCATTGTGCGCGTCTTGGACTTCCCCTCAGACTCGGGCGCCGCTGGCgaggccacttcctgtctgggtcCTGTCTCTAAAATAAGGAATCTGCGAGCGGCTGTGCATTCACCTTTATTTGACACGGTTGCATATTTGGGCGGCGTTGGCGCTCcggcacacagacacatacaggAGAAGCGTCGTGGTTTCAAGTTGAACGTcatgcacatttttattgaacaGTTCTATAAAATACTTCAGAGTTGCGAGTGCATGCCGCCCCGGAGCTCCGTTACAAAAGCAAGGCGTCGCTGGAGTGAATTACTCGGGCACTTAAGCAAGTTCtttaaaaaagatcaaaggattCTTTTTGCTTCATCTTAAAGTGTTGACGTATCAAAGCTGGAACGAATATACAAAGCAGGTCCAAataatgatgggatggaggcgGGAATAACGGGAACAATCACGTTTCTGTGGCACATCGACAGAACAGAACCGGGTACCGCTGACGCACAAACAGCTAGCATGCAGAGTTACACGCGTAACCGCACACCTCACGACAATCGTCAAACATGCTCAACGGGCCACGAGCGCGCCCACGAGCGCGCCCACGAGCGCGCCCACGAGCGCGGCCCGTCTCAGATCATTAAATGCTTCACTTACAAAAGAAGGCATAGAGCGCGGCGGCGCCGGTCCGAATACGCGGGAATATCCAGTAAATATGTCGACTAAAGCAGATTATGATTCGAACGGCGTGGCGGCGGCGCgagctggccccgcccaccgcgTTAGAAAACATGCATAGGCAGACACGTTATCCTATTCTCTGGTTTTTACACAATATAGCGTCTCTACTTCTTCTTAAACTTTGTTCGCGAtacttaaaaagagaaaaatcaacaCTCATTTCCAGCAAGCGACGATAAATCGGCCCCCGAGACCAAAAACAAACCCCCAACGAAAATTCCAGTTGTGAAACTCGAGAGACGCGAGTGGCGGCGAGTTAACGAGCAGGTAGAGAGGAGCATCAGGTCGGCGCCCACAGGAACCTGAGGTC contains:
- the LOC130523314 gene encoding mucin-5AC-like isoform X5 — translated: MQVLVAALLQTEEITDALTFDPESGAPGQVLQLWTLKLSQTGTIGATQLQLRPSEFSGSCCTCSCACLQASLTFDLCHLCLSCVFTCVCRVFAAPTATTAELIVASTSAAATATAPTTKQATETDAATSDPATAPSATPPNSAPPAAPATSAQTSTVLTTSGGRRTGWWAEQWPRRSRPNVWLKLFFLFLRTLNPGETKMTDDNKGGATPTTGVATPTTGGATPTTGGATPTTAPPLTASPDSGAGSQTGSDRKTAQPDKQLWWILLPGLLVAAAAAIYLKFRSKKVHGQTEIMETGMENASFQSRPESAKDGVMLLGVKSSAGDENAAAR
- the LOC130523314 gene encoding mucin-5AC-like isoform X11; protein product: MQVLVAALLQTEEITDALTFDPESGAPGQVLQLWTLKLSQTGTIGATQLQLRPSEFSGSCCTCSCACLQASLTFDLCHLCLSCVFTCVCRVFAAPTATTAELIVASTSAAATATAPTTKQATETDAATSDPATAPSATPPNSAPPAAPATSAQTSTVLTTSGGRRTGWWAEQWPRRSRPNVWLKLFFLFLRTLNPGETKMTDDNKGVATPTTGGATPTTGGATPTTGGATPTTGSQTGSDRKTAQPDKQLWWILLPGLLVAAAAAIYLKFRSKKVHGQTEIMETGMENASFQSRPESAKDGVMLLGVKSSAGDENAAAR
- the LOC130523314 gene encoding mucin-5AC-like isoform X1, translating into MQVLVAALLQTEEITDALTFDPESGAPGQVLQLWTLKLSQTGTIGATQLQLRPSEFSGSCCTCSCACLQASLTFDLCHLCLSCVFTCVCRVFAAPTATTAELIVASTSAAATATAPTTKQATETDAATSDPATAPSATPPNSAPPAAPATSAQTSTVLTTSGGRRTGWWAEQWPRRSRPNVWLKLFFLFLRTLNPGETKMTDDNKGVATPTTGGATPTTGGATLTTGGATPTTGVATPTTGGATPTTGGATPTTAPPLTASPDSGAGSQTGSDRKTAQPDKQLWWILLPGLLVAAAAAIYLKFRSKKVHGQTEIMETGMENASFQSRPESAKDGVMLLGVKSSAGDENAAAR
- the LOC130523314 gene encoding uncharacterized protein LOC130523314 isoform X13, producing MQVLVAALLQTEEITDALTFDPESGAPGQVLQLWTLKLSQTGTIGATQLQLRPSEFSGSCCTCSCACLQASLTFDLCHLCLSCVFTCVCRVFAAPTATTAELIVASTSAAATATAPTTKQATETDAATSDPATAPSATPPNSAPPAAPATSAQTSTVLTTSGGRRTGWWAEQWPRRSRPNVWLKLFFLFLRTLNPGETKMTDDNKGVATPTTGGATPTTAPPLTASPDSGAGSQTGSDRKTAQPDKQLWWILLPGLLVAAAAAIYLKFRSKKVHGQTEIMETGMENASFQSRPESAKDGVMLLGVKSSAGDENAAAR
- the LOC130523314 gene encoding mucin-5AC-like isoform X12; this encodes MQVLVAALLQTEEITDALTFDPESGAPGQVLQLWTLKLSQTGTIGATQLQLRPSEFSGSCCTCSCACLQASLTFDLCHLCLSCVFTCVCRVFAAPTATTAELIVASTSAAATATAPTTKQATETDAATSDPATAPSATPPNSAPPAAPATSAQTSTVLTTSGGRRTGWWAEQWPRRSRPNVWLKLFFLFLRTLNPGETKMTDDNKGGATPTTGVATPTTGGATPTTGGATPTTGSQTGSDRKTAQPDKQLWWILLPGLLVAAAAAIYLKFRSKKVHGQTEIMETGMENASFQSRPESAKDGVMLLGVKSSAGDENAAAR
- the LOC130523314 gene encoding mucin-5AC-like isoform X10, whose translation is MQVLVAALLQTEEITDALTFDPESGAPGQVLQLWTLKLSQTGTIGATQLQLRPSEFSGSCCTCSCACLQASLTFDLCHLCLSCVFTCVCRVFAAPTATTAELIVASTSAAATATAPTTKQATETDAATSDPATAPSATPPNSAPPAAPATSAQTSTVLTTSGGRRTGWWAEQWPRRSRPNVWLKLFFLFLRTLNPGETKMTDDNKGVATPTTGGATPTTGGATPTTGGATPTTDSGAGSQTGSDRKTAQPDKQLWWILLPGLLVAAAAAIYLKFRSKKVHGQTEIMETGMENASFQSRPESAKDGVMLLGVKSSAGDENAAAR
- the LOC130523314 gene encoding uncharacterized protein LOC130523314 isoform X17, producing the protein MQVLVAALLQTEEITDALTFDPESGAPGQVLQLWTLKLSQTGTIGATQLQLRPSEFSGSCCTCSCACLQASLTFDLCHLCLSCVFTCVCRVFAAPTATTAELIVASTSAAATATAPTTKQATETDAATSDPATAPSATPPNSAPPAAPATSAQTSTVLTTSGGRRTGWWAEQWPRRSRPNVWLKLFFLFLRTLNPGETKMTDDNKGVATPTTAPPLTASPDSGAGSQTGSDRKTAQPDKQLWWILLPGLLVAAAAAIYLKFRSKKVHGQTEIMETGMENASFQSRPESAKDGVMLLGVKSSAGDENAAAR
- the LOC130523314 gene encoding mucin-5AC-like isoform X2, whose amino-acid sequence is MQVLVAALLQTEEITDALTFDPESGAPGQVLQLWTLKLSQTGTIGATQLQLRPSEFSGSCCTCSCACLQASLTFDLCHLCLSCVFTCVCRVFAAPTATTAELIVASTSAAATATAPTTKQATETDAATSDPATAPSATPPNSAPPAAPATSAQTSTVLTTSGGRRTGWWAEQWPRRSRPNVWLKLFFLFLRTLNPGETKMTDDNKGVATPTTGGATPTTGGATLTTGGATPTTGVATPTTGGATPTTGGATPTTDSGAGSQTGSDRKTAQPDKQLWWILLPGLLVAAAAAIYLKFRSKKVHGQTEIMETGMENASFQSRPESAKDGVMLLGVKSSAGDENAAAR
- the LOC130523314 gene encoding uncharacterized protein LOC130523314 isoform X14 — encoded protein: MQVLVAALLQTEEITDALTFDPESGAPGQVLQLWTLKLSQTGTIGATQLQLRPSEFSGSCCTCSCACLQASLTFDLCHLCLSCVFTCVCRVFAAPTATTAELIVASTSAAATATAPTTKQATETDAATSDPATAPSATPPNSAPPAAPATSAQTSTVLTTSGGRRTGWWAEQWPRRSRPNVWLKLFFLFLRTLNPGETKMTDDNKGVATPTTGGATPTTGGATPTTDSGAGSQTGSDRKTAQPDKQLWWILLPGLLVAAAAAIYLKFRSKKVHGQTEIMETGMENASFQSRPESAKDGVMLLGVKSSAGDENAAAR
- the LOC130523314 gene encoding uncharacterized protein LOC130523314 isoform X15 encodes the protein MQVLVAALLQTEEITDALTFDPESGAPGQVLQLWTLKLSQTGTIGATQLQLRPSEFSGSCCTCSCACLQASLTFDLCHLCLSCVFTCVCRVFAAPTATTAELIVASTSAAATATAPTTKQATETDAATSDPATAPSATPPNSAPPAAPATSAQTSTVLTTSGGRRTGWWAEQWPRRSRPNVWLKLFFLFLRTLNPGETKMTDDNKGVATPTTGGATPTTGGATPTTDSGAGSQTGSDRKTAQPDKQLWWILLPGLLVAAAAAIYLKFRSKKVHGQTEIMETGMENASFQSRPESAKDGVMLLGVKSSAGDENAAAR
- the LOC130523314 gene encoding mucin-5B-like isoform X6 — translated: MQVLVAALLQTEEITDALTFDPESGAPGQVLQLWTLKLSQTGTIGATQLQLRPSEFSGSCCTCSCACLQASLTFDLCHLCLSCVFTCVCRVFAAPTATTAELIVASTSAAATATAPTTKQATETDAATSDPATAPSATPPNSAPPAAPATSAQTSTVLTTSGGRRTGWWAEQWPRRSRPNVWLKLFFLFLRTLNPGETKMTDDNKGVATPTTGGATPTTGGATPTTGGATPTTAPPLTASPDSGAGSQTGSDRKTAQPDKQLWWILLPGLLVAAAAAIYLKFRSKKVHGQTEIMETGMENASFQSRPESAKDGVMLLGVKSSAGDENAAAR
- the LOC130523314 gene encoding mucin-5AC-like isoform X8 gives rise to the protein MQVLVAALLQTEEITDALTFDPESGAPGQVLQLWTLKLSQTGTIGATQLQLRPSEFSGSCCTCSCACLQASLTFDLCHLCLSCVFTCVCRVFAAPTATTAELIVASTSAAATATAPTTKQATETDAATSDPATAPSATPPNSAPPAAPATSAQTSTVLTTSGGRRTGWWAEQWPRRSRPNVWLKLFFLFLRTLNPGETKMTDDNKGVATPTTGGATPTTGGATPTTAPPLTASPDSGAGSQTGSDRKTAQPDKQLWWILLPGLLVAAAAAIYLKFRSKKVHGQTEIMETGMENASFQSRPESAKDGVMLLGVKSSAGDENAAAR
- the LOC130523314 gene encoding uncharacterized protein LOC130523314 isoform X16, which produces MQVLVAALLQTEEITDALTFDPESGAPGQVLQLWTLKLSQTGTIGATQLQLRPSEFSGSCCTCSCACLQASLTFDLCHLCLSCVFTCVCRVFAAPTATTAELIVASTSAAATATAPTTKQATETDAATSDPATAPSATPPNSAPPAAPATSAQTSTVLTTSGGRRTGWWAEQWPRRSRPNVWLKLFFLFLRTLNPGETKMTDDNKGVATPTTGGATPTTGGATPTTGSQTGSDRKTAQPDKQLWWILLPGLLVAAAAAIYLKFRSKKVHGQTEIMETGMENASFQSRPESAKDGVMLLGVKSSAGDENAAAR
- the LOC130523314 gene encoding mucin-5AC-like isoform X7 gives rise to the protein MQVLVAALLQTEEITDALTFDPESGAPGQVLQLWTLKLSQTGTIGATQLQLRPSEFSGSCCTCSCACLQASLTFDLCHLCLSCVFTCVCRVFAAPTATTAELIVASTSAAATATAPTTKQATETDAATSDPATAPSATPPNSAPPAAPATSAQTSTVLTTSGGRRTGWWAEQWPRRSRPNVWLKLFFLFLRTLNPGETKMTDDNKGVATPTTGGATPTTGGATPTTAPPLTASPDSGAGSQTGSDRKTAQPDKQLWWILLPGLLVAAAAAIYLKFRSKKVHGQTEIMETGMENASFQSRPESAKDGVMLLGVKSSAGDENAAAR
- the LOC130523314 gene encoding mucin-5AC-like isoform X9, with protein sequence MQVLVAALLQTEEITDALTFDPESGAPGQVLQLWTLKLSQTGTIGATQLQLRPSEFSGSCCTCSCACLQASLTFDLCHLCLSCVFTCVCRVFAAPTATTAELIVASTSAAATATAPTTKQATETDAATSDPATAPSATPPNSAPPAAPATSAQTSTVLTTSGGRRTGWWAEQWPRRSRPNVWLKLFFLFLRTLNPGETKMTDDNKGGATPTTGVATPTTGGATPTTGGATPTTDSGAGSQTGSDRKTAQPDKQLWWILLPGLLVAAAAAIYLKFRSKKVHGQTEIMETGMENASFQSRPESAKDGVMLLGVKSSAGDENAAAR
- the LOC130523314 gene encoding mucin-5B-like isoform X3 translates to MQVLVAALLQTEEITDALTFDPESGAPGQVLQLWTLKLSQTGTIGATQLQLRPSEFSGSCCTCSCACLQASLTFDLCHLCLSCVFTCVCRVFAAPTATTAELIVASTSAAATATAPTTKQATETDAATSDPATAPSATPPNSAPPAAPATSAQTSTVLTTSGGRRTGWWAEQWPRRSRPNVWLKLFFLFLRTLNPGETKMTDDNKGGATLTTGGATPTTGVATPTTGGATPTTGGATPTTAPPLTASPDSGAGSQTGSDRKTAQPDKQLWWILLPGLLVAAAAAIYLKFRSKKVHGQTEIMETGMENASFQSRPESAKDGVMLLGVKSSAGDENAAAR
- the LOC130523314 gene encoding mucin-5B-like isoform X18, which produces MSAAALQLTRLHSPIAGCSGSTMKTAGVPVLLLMASAQVLATAPTATTAELIVASTSAAATATAPTTKQATETDAATSDPATAPSATPPNSAPPAAPATSAQTSTVLTTSGGRRTGWWAEQWPRRSRPNVWLKLFFLFLRTLNPGETKMTDDNKGVATPTTGGATPTTGGATLTTGGATPTTGVATPTTGGATPTTGGATPTTAPPLTASPDSGAGSQTGSDRKTAQPDKQLWWILLPGLLVAAAAAIYLKFRSKKVHGQTEIMETGMENASFQSRPESAKDGVMLLGVKSSAGDENAAAR
- the LOC130523314 gene encoding mucin-5AC-like isoform X4, whose protein sequence is MQVLVAALLQTEEITDALTFDPESGAPGQVLQLWTLKLSQTGTIGATQLQLRPSEFSGSCCTCSCACLQASLTFDLCHLCLSCVFTCVCRVFAAPTATTAELIVASTSAAATATAPTTKQATETDAATSDPATAPSATPPNSAPPAAPATSAQTSTVLTTSGGRRTGWWAEQWPRRSRPNVWLKLFFLFLRTLNPGETKMTDDNKGVATPTTGGATPTTGGATLTTGGATPTTGVATPTTAPPLTASPDSGAGSQTGSDRKTAQPDKQLWWILLPGLLVAAAAAIYLKFRSKKVHGQTEIMETGMENASFQSRPESAKDGVMLLGVKSSAGDENAAAR